One genomic region from Epinephelus fuscoguttatus linkage group LG6, E.fuscoguttatus.final_Chr_v1 encodes:
- the LOC125890832 gene encoding type-2 ice-structuring protein-like — MISPVQHLRTGRPQADTEEEEDKIILQQSSTIISTTNMQTVSLLFCIMIAVATADDAAAPATDAPEAPTADTGKRSIDVPEGPTCRDGWQEFEGRCFQYVPRVLSWAAAEKNCKNSKSHLASVHNHHEYQFIQTMIRKITQSNGEAWIGGSDCQQKDTWLWSDGSIFFWTFWCAGHQSTSGCLQMNHGGEDCWHEDQCSSTLPSVCAYSL, encoded by the exons ATGATTTCTCCTGTTCAGCACCTCCGCACAGGAAGACCACAGGCTGAcactgaggaagaagaagacaagaTCATTCTTCAGCAG AGCTCAACCATCATCTCCACCACCAACATGCAGACTGTGTCTCTACTCTTTTGCATCATGATAGCTGTGGCTACAGCTGATG ATGCTGCAGCTCCTGCAACTGATGCTCCTGAAGCTCCTACAGCTGACACTGGAAAACGTTCAATTGACGTTCCTGAAGGTCCTACTTGTCGCGATGGTTGGCAAGAGTTTGAAGGTCGCTGTTTCCAGTACGTTCCGCGAGTATTGAGCTGGGCTGCAGCTGAG AAAAACTGCAAGAACTCGAAGTCACACCTTGCATCAGTGCACAATCACCATGAGTATCAGTTCATTCAGACGATGATACGGAAAATCACTCAGAGTAATGGTGAAGCCTGGATTGGAGGCTCTGACTGCCAGCAG AAAGACACTTGGCTCTGGAGTGATGGCAGTATTTTCTTCTGGACATTCTGGTGTGCAGGGCATCAGAGTACTTCAGGCTGTCTTCAGATGAATCATGGAG GTGAAGATTGTTGGCATGAAGATCAGTGTTCCTCCACACTGCCATCTGTCTGTGCCTACAGCCTGTAG